From the genome of Streptomyces sp. NBC_01260, one region includes:
- a CDS encoding DUF2000 domain-containing protein: MTDDLAPVRFDTKIAVLLRDDLQTWQRLNVTAFLVSGLGTAVPELVGEPYADADGTPYLPMFRQPVLVLEGGKEMLATAHTRAVGRGVTLSVFTSDLFSTGNDRDNRAAVRAVRRDGMDLVGLAVHGPRNAVDKILKGASMHS, encoded by the coding sequence ATGACAGATGATCTCGCCCCCGTCCGCTTCGACACCAAGATCGCCGTCCTGCTCCGGGACGACCTGCAGACCTGGCAGCGACTGAACGTCACGGCCTTCCTGGTCAGCGGCCTCGGCACGGCGGTGCCCGAACTGGTCGGCGAACCGTACGCCGACGCCGACGGCACCCCGTACCTGCCGATGTTCCGTCAGCCGGTCCTGGTCCTCGAAGGAGGGAAGGAGATGCTGGCGACGGCCCACACCCGGGCGGTCGGCCGGGGTGTGACCCTGTCGGTGTTCACGTCCGACCTCTTCTCGACGGGCAACGACCGGGACAACCGGGCCGCGGTCCGGGCCGTGCGGCGGGACGGGATGGACCTGGTCGGGCTGGCCGTGCACGGTCCCCGCAACGCCGTGGACAAGATCCTCAAGGGCGCGTCCATGCACTCCTGA
- a CDS encoding polyprenyl synthetase family protein, giving the protein MPRVTQQATAPEILARCRALVRPALGRAVRQLHPWHAEITAFSLGWDGPDGRAVPGAQGKGIRQALAVLGAEAVGAQARSAVRGAVAVELIHTFSLLHDDIMDGDETRRQRATAWKAYGTGPAVLAGDALFALAVQTLADAPGAHCVPAVRLLSGTLNDLVRGQADDLLFEARPWTGPDAVRPHEYRLMAEHKTGSLLGCAAGLGAVLGGAGRTESDALTAAGRHLGVAFQVMDDVLGIWGDPAVTGKPVHSDLRRQKKTYPVLTALAAGDRAALELGALLRTGEPLDDSTARRAAGLVEEAGGRSASVAEAHRNLESARACLESVALEPDAVGELLALLPFFVERTV; this is encoded by the coding sequence ATGCCCCGGGTGACCCAGCAGGCCACAGCGCCGGAGATACTCGCCCGCTGCCGCGCTCTCGTCCGTCCCGCTCTCGGCCGGGCCGTGCGGCAACTGCATCCGTGGCACGCCGAGATCACCGCGTTCTCGCTCGGCTGGGACGGGCCCGACGGCCGGGCCGTCCCGGGGGCGCAGGGCAAGGGGATCCGGCAGGCCCTCGCCGTACTGGGTGCCGAGGCCGTCGGCGCGCAGGCGCGGAGCGCGGTCCGGGGCGCCGTCGCGGTCGAGCTGATCCACACGTTCTCCCTGCTCCACGACGACATCATGGACGGCGACGAGACCCGCAGACAGCGCGCCACCGCCTGGAAGGCCTACGGGACCGGGCCCGCAGTCCTCGCGGGTGACGCGCTCTTCGCACTGGCCGTGCAGACCCTGGCCGACGCCCCCGGCGCGCACTGTGTGCCGGCGGTCCGGCTGCTGTCCGGGACGCTGAACGACCTGGTCCGCGGTCAGGCCGACGACCTGCTCTTCGAGGCCCGTCCCTGGACTGGGCCCGATGCCGTGCGGCCGCACGAGTACCGGCTGATGGCCGAGCACAAGACGGGCTCGCTGCTCGGCTGCGCCGCCGGTCTGGGCGCCGTGCTCGGCGGGGCCGGGCGGACAGAGTCCGACGCCCTCACCGCGGCGGGACGCCATCTCGGGGTGGCCTTCCAGGTCATGGACGACGTGCTCGGCATCTGGGGCGACCCGGCGGTCACGGGCAAGCCGGTGCACAGCGATCTGCGCCGGCAGAAGAAGACGTACCCCGTCCTCACCGCCCTCGCCGCGGGCGACCGGGCGGCGCTGGAACTGGGCGCGCTGCTGCGTACCGGCGAGCCGCTCGACGACAGCACGGCCCGGCGGGCGGCCGGTCTGGTCGAGGAGGCCGGCGGGCGCTCGGCCTCCGTCGCCGAGGCCCACCGGAACCTGGAGAGCGCCCGCGCCTGCCTGGAGAGCGTCGCGCTGGAGCCGGACGCCGTCGGGGAACTCCTGGCGCTCCTGCCGTTCTTCGTCGAACGCACCGTGTGA
- a CDS encoding tetratricopeptide repeat protein, producing the protein MHNKALAPEYQGALTKMSVNASLTDVLAEGERHLRAAELSGSQQEVARTGLAVAEAHRRLGHVQDADRAWKASYRAARSAEDTGAMAWALWSGGTLARQRGALRLAFRLLGLAADLGKQGGDVVARGYSLAGLAETGRIQGDYRTVAALHEQLLAEARARGEARHTVWALEGIAQIHRNTGSFDTALEMFEEAAQLAGDADDRRGRAWALRGMADIISVRDNAPQRALDLLAEAELTCREMNLSSALAYNHKMRANVLYRAGRYEESRQVYQEALEEFRAMTEPRGEALARLGLVKSLARLGRDCAETAAELDGLRVTLDRIGLLNARDMVDKAYAELGVAPAGDTVAGEDGHR; encoded by the coding sequence ATGCACAACAAAGCGCTGGCGCCCGAGTACCAGGGCGCCCTCACCAAGATGTCCGTGAACGCCTCTCTCACCGACGTACTGGCCGAGGGGGAACGCCACTTGAGGGCGGCCGAACTCTCCGGCTCCCAGCAGGAGGTGGCCCGCACCGGCCTCGCGGTGGCCGAGGCCCACCGCAGGCTGGGCCATGTGCAGGACGCCGACCGCGCCTGGAAGGCCAGCTACCGGGCGGCCAGGTCGGCCGAGGACACCGGGGCGATGGCCTGGGCGCTGTGGAGCGGTGGGACGCTCGCCCGCCAGCGGGGCGCACTGCGCCTCGCCTTCCGCCTGTTGGGCCTGGCGGCCGACCTGGGCAAGCAGGGCGGCGATGTGGTGGCCCGCGGCTATTCGCTCGCCGGACTCGCGGAGACCGGGCGCATACAGGGCGACTACCGGACCGTTGCCGCACTCCACGAGCAGCTGCTCGCCGAGGCGCGCGCCCGCGGCGAGGCGCGCCACACCGTCTGGGCGCTGGAGGGCATCGCGCAGATCCACCGCAACACCGGTTCGTTCGACACCGCCCTGGAGATGTTCGAGGAAGCGGCGCAGCTGGCCGGCGACGCGGACGACCGACGCGGCCGGGCCTGGGCGCTGCGCGGCATGGCCGACATCATCTCCGTACGGGACAACGCCCCGCAACGCGCGCTCGACCTGCTCGCCGAGGCCGAACTCACCTGCCGCGAAATGAACTTGTCCAGCGCCCTCGCCTACAACCACAAGATGCGCGCCAATGTGCTCTACCGCGCCGGACGGTACGAGGAGTCCCGGCAGGTCTACCAGGAGGCGCTGGAAGAGTTCCGGGCGATGACGGAACCCCGGGGCGAGGCGCTGGCCCGCCTCGGTCTGGTGAAGTCGCTCGCCCGGCTGGGCCGCGACTGTGCGGAGACCGCTGCGGAGCTGGACGGACTGCGCGTCACGCTCGACCGGATCGGACTGCTCAACGCCCGTGACATGGTCGACAAGGCCTACGCGGAACTCGGCGTGGCACCGGCCGGTGACACGGTGGCCGGGGAAGACGGCCACCGATGA
- a CDS encoding phosphoribosyltransferase, whose amino-acid sequence MLFSDRADAGHRLAEALRPLAGSDPVVLGLPRGGVPVAFWVAQELDAPLDVIVVRKLGVPHHPELGFGAIGEGGVRVISEDILRRSGASSADLASVERAETAELLRRARAFRGDRPRIRFDGRRVIIVDDGIATGATARAACEVARAQGAARVVLAVPVAPPDAAERLRGQVDELVCLSTPLRFSAVGEWYRDFGQTPDEEVVALLARAAERASARTAVEVGVEAGGVVLPGEFTPAGHARALVVFAHGSGSSRHSPRNRSVAAALHRAGLGTLLFDLLTPAEEAVRANVFDIGTLAERLVDATCWLRRRESLPIGLFGASTGAAAALRAAAAVGAERGTGIGAVVSRGGRPDLAEPSLGDVRSPTLLVVGGRDTRVLELNRQAQAQLRCENRLDVVAGATHLFEEPGALDEVAELAREWFVTHLADRPGRPGDRRGEGSSRIA is encoded by the coding sequence GTGCTGTTCTCCGACCGCGCCGACGCGGGACATCGGCTCGCCGAGGCTCTCCGCCCCTTGGCAGGAAGCGATCCCGTCGTACTGGGCCTGCCCCGCGGCGGAGTCCCGGTGGCCTTCTGGGTCGCCCAGGAGCTCGACGCACCGCTCGACGTGATCGTGGTCCGCAAGCTCGGCGTCCCCCACCATCCGGAACTGGGCTTCGGCGCCATCGGTGAGGGCGGTGTACGGGTCATCAGCGAGGACATCCTGCGCCGCAGCGGGGCATCCTCGGCGGATCTCGCCTCAGTCGAACGCGCCGAGACGGCCGAGTTGCTGCGGCGGGCCCGGGCCTTCCGCGGCGACCGGCCGCGCATCCGCTTCGACGGGCGACGCGTGATCATCGTGGACGACGGCATCGCGACCGGCGCGACCGCCCGGGCCGCCTGCGAGGTGGCACGTGCGCAGGGTGCGGCCCGTGTCGTGCTGGCCGTTCCGGTGGCGCCGCCGGACGCCGCCGAGAGGCTGCGCGGCCAGGTGGACGAACTGGTGTGCCTGTCCACACCGCTCCGGTTCTCCGCGGTGGGTGAGTGGTACCGGGACTTCGGCCAGACCCCGGACGAGGAGGTCGTCGCGCTGCTGGCGCGAGCCGCGGAGCGGGCCTCCGCCCGGACAGCCGTCGAGGTGGGCGTGGAGGCGGGCGGCGTCGTCCTGCCGGGTGAGTTCACCCCGGCCGGTCACGCCCGCGCTCTCGTGGTGTTCGCCCACGGTTCCGGCAGCAGCCGGCACAGCCCGCGCAACCGCTCGGTGGCGGCGGCGCTGCACCGGGCGGGCCTCGGCACCCTCCTCTTCGACCTGCTCACACCGGCCGAGGAGGCGGTCCGCGCCAACGTCTTCGACATCGGGACCCTGGCGGAACGGCTGGTGGACGCCACCTGCTGGCTGCGACGTCGCGAGTCCCTTCCCATCGGCCTCTTCGGGGCGAGCACCGGAGCCGCCGCCGCGCTGAGAGCGGCGGCGGCCGTCGGAGCGGAGCGCGGCACGGGGATCGGTGCGGTCGTCTCCCGCGGCGGCCGGCCCGACTTGGCGGAGCCCTCCCTCGGCGACGTCCGGTCGCCGACGCTGCTCGTCGTGGGCGGCCGCGACACCCGGGTCCTGGAGCTGAACCGGCAGGCGCAGGCTCAACTGCGCTGCGAGAACCGGCTCGACGTCGTCGCCGGTGCGACGCACCTCTTCGAGGAGCCGGGCGCGCTGGACGAGGTCGCCGAACTGGCCCGGGAGTGGTTCGTCACCCACCTGGCGGACCGGCCCGGCCGACCGGGCGACCGCCGCGGAGAAGGATCTTCACGGATTGCCTGA
- a CDS encoding formylglycine-generating enzyme family protein — MDTGTEIQMITVPAGQVTLSDRRTQRSWAVELAPYRLAASVVTQAQYARVTGERPSTAQGDRLPVEGVSWLDAVRFCNALSLHEGLTPAYRTGTGTGTGTEDGAGAEGVSWDAAADGYRLPAEAEWEHACRAGTTGARYGPLDDIAWHRGNSGERMHEVGTRQPNAWGLHDTLGNVWEWCWDVYDAEVYGSYRVLRGGGWFDERWSCRASVRRRSHPTFRIDDTGFRVARSVR; from the coding sequence ATGGACACAGGCACGGAAATCCAGATGATCACCGTCCCCGCGGGGCAGGTCACCCTGTCGGACCGGCGCACACAGCGGAGCTGGGCCGTCGAGCTGGCCCCGTACCGGCTCGCGGCCTCCGTCGTCACCCAGGCCCAGTACGCGCGGGTCACCGGCGAGCGCCCGAGTACCGCGCAGGGCGACCGGCTGCCCGTCGAGGGCGTTTCCTGGCTGGACGCGGTCCGGTTCTGCAACGCCCTGTCCCTGCACGAGGGGCTGACGCCCGCGTACCGCACCGGCACCGGCACCGGCACCGGCACCGAGGACGGGGCGGGCGCCGAGGGCGTCAGCTGGGACGCGGCCGCCGACGGGTACCGGCTGCCCGCCGAGGCCGAGTGGGAACATGCCTGCCGCGCCGGCACGACGGGCGCCCGGTACGGCCCGCTCGACGACATCGCCTGGCATCGCGGCAATTCGGGCGAGCGGATGCACGAGGTGGGCACAAGGCAGCCCAACGCCTGGGGACTGCACGACACCTTGGGCAATGTCTGGGAGTGGTGCTGGGACGTCTACGACGCCGAGGTCTACGGCAGCTACCGGGTGCTGCGCGGCGGCGGCTGGTTCGACGAGCGCTGGAGCTGCCGGGCCTCGGTGCGGCGCCGCAGCCACCCGACCTTCCGGATCGACGACACGGGGTTCCGGGTGGCACGTTCCGTCCGGTGA
- a CDS encoding nuclear transport factor 2 family protein: MHPFRKAVEAHDLGAVEAMLAEDVVFTSPVVFKPYPGKPFTAAILRAVSEVFTDFRYVREMASEDGRDHALVFVAKVGDREINGCDFLHMNEAGEIDDLMVMVRPLSAAQALAAAMGARFDEITREASAG, translated from the coding sequence ATGCATCCCTTCCGCAAAGCCGTCGAGGCGCACGACCTCGGCGCGGTCGAGGCGATGCTGGCCGAGGACGTCGTCTTCACCAGCCCAGTGGTGTTCAAGCCGTACCCCGGCAAGCCCTTCACCGCGGCGATCCTGCGGGCGGTCTCCGAGGTGTTCACGGACTTCCGGTACGTCCGGGAGATGGCGAGCGAGGACGGACGGGACCACGCTCTCGTCTTCGTCGCGAAGGTGGGCGACCGGGAGATCAACGGCTGCGACTTCCTGCACATGAACGAGGCGGGCGAGATCGACGACCTGATGGTGATGGTCAGGCCCCTCTCCGCCGCACAGGCGCTGGCCGCGGCCATGGGCGCGCGGTTCGACGAGATCACCCGCGAGGCATCGGCGGGCTGA
- a CDS encoding PadR family transcriptional regulator: MSLKYAVLAALLEGEASGYDLAKVFDVSVADFWSTTPQQLYRELDRLAESGLIEARVVEQQRRPNKRVFTLTEAGRASLGTFTAEPPRPTAIRDELLVMTQAVDVGDQEAVRASVEERMEWARAKLARYERLRERMLDGRDEETFVAEAGRIGPYLTLMRGRSFEQENLRWGEKVLELLERRAASRARTPADPGPAGRHADAAAPGRPRG, encoded by the coding sequence ATGTCTCTCAAGTACGCGGTCCTGGCGGCGCTGCTGGAAGGTGAGGCCTCCGGCTACGACCTGGCCAAGGTCTTCGACGTATCGGTGGCGGACTTCTGGTCCACCACGCCGCAGCAGCTCTACCGGGAGCTGGACCGGCTGGCGGAGAGCGGCCTGATCGAGGCCCGGGTGGTCGAGCAGCAGCGCAGGCCGAACAAGAGGGTGTTCACCCTCACGGAGGCGGGCCGCGCCTCGCTGGGCACCTTCACCGCCGAACCGCCCCGCCCCACCGCCATCCGGGACGAACTCCTGGTCATGACCCAGGCGGTGGACGTGGGCGACCAGGAGGCGGTACGCGCCTCGGTCGAGGAACGCATGGAGTGGGCGCGCGCCAAGCTCGCCCGCTACGAACGGCTTCGGGAGCGGATGCTCGACGGCCGCGACGAGGAGACCTTCGTGGCGGAGGCCGGTCGCATCGGCCCCTACCTGACGCTGATGCGCGGACGGTCCTTCGAGCAGGAGAACCTGCGCTGGGGCGAGAAGGTGCTGGAGCTCCTGGAGCGACGGGCGGCCTCCAGGGCCCGCACCCCCGCGGACCCCGGGCCCGCCGGGCGCCACGCCGACGCCGCCGCACCGGGCCGGCCGCGGGGCTGA
- a CDS encoding alpha/beta fold hydrolase: protein MTEFVLVAGAWLGASAWDDVVPGLRAAGHGVHPVTLTGVGEKQGLPVGPQTHVADIVDEVERLGLRDVVLVGHSYAGIPVGQAAGRIGDRLARVVFVDAGVPADGESFVSTWWQGPAALEAEIAGNGGFWAPLTAPDFAGQGLTDEQIARIVAGSTPHPGASLGDPAVLTGPLGSLPATYVKCLLDGPEPTDDVASLLSGESWELVTMDTGHWPMFSRPQELVRILTGAAAQP, encoded by the coding sequence ATGACTGAATTCGTATTGGTGGCCGGTGCCTGGCTGGGGGCGTCGGCATGGGACGATGTGGTGCCCGGGCTGCGTGCGGCCGGGCACGGCGTCCACCCGGTGACCCTGACCGGCGTCGGTGAGAAGCAGGGGCTGCCGGTCGGCCCGCAGACCCATGTGGCCGACATCGTCGACGAGGTGGAGCGCCTCGGTCTGCGCGATGTCGTTCTGGTCGGCCACAGCTACGCGGGCATCCCGGTCGGTCAGGCCGCCGGCCGTATCGGCGACCGGCTGGCCCGTGTCGTCTTCGTGGACGCCGGCGTCCCGGCGGACGGGGAGTCCTTCGTCTCCACCTGGTGGCAGGGCCCGGCGGCGCTGGAGGCCGAGATCGCGGGCAACGGAGGCTTCTGGGCGCCGCTGACCGCGCCCGACTTCGCGGGCCAGGGGCTCACCGACGAGCAGATCGCGCGGATCGTGGCCGGATCGACGCCGCACCCGGGCGCCTCGCTGGGTGATCCCGCCGTGCTGACCGGCCCGCTCGGCAGCCTCCCGGCCACCTACGTCAAGTGCCTGCTCGACGGTCCCGAACCGACCGACGACGTAGCCTCGTTGCTGAGCGGAGAGAGCTGGGAGCTGGTCACCATGGACACCGGGCACTGGCCGATGTTCTCCCGGCCGCAGGAGCTCGTCCGGATCCTGACCGGGGCGGCCGCGCAGCCCTGA
- a CDS encoding ABC transporter permease, with the protein MTAPPDDCLARNEWICGAYLTSRRHILWDAVLQHLQLTVIAVLIGLVLALPLALAARRRRWAAGPVLGVTTVLYTVPSLAMFSLLLPVYGLSAALVVSGLVLYSLTLLVRNILAGLRAVPEETRQAARGMGYGPVRLLVAVELPLALPAAMAGLRIATVSAVSLVTIGAIVGYGGLGNLIYAGMNTYFKAQVLTASVLCVVIAVLADLLLLLVQHLLTPWTRRQS; encoded by the coding sequence GTGACCGCGCCTCCGGACGACTGCCTCGCGCGCAACGAATGGATCTGCGGCGCCTATCTGACCAGCCGTCGGCACATCCTGTGGGACGCCGTGCTCCAGCATCTCCAACTGACCGTGATCGCCGTGCTCATCGGCCTGGTCCTCGCGCTTCCGCTCGCCCTCGCCGCCCGCCGCCGGCGCTGGGCGGCCGGTCCGGTGCTCGGGGTGACCACCGTCCTCTACACCGTCCCGTCACTCGCCATGTTCTCGCTGCTGCTGCCGGTGTACGGGCTCTCCGCCGCGCTCGTCGTCTCGGGCCTCGTCCTGTACTCCCTCACGCTGCTGGTACGCAACATCCTGGCCGGACTCCGCGCCGTACCGGAGGAGACCCGTCAGGCGGCTCGCGGCATGGGATACGGACCGGTACGGCTCCTCGTCGCCGTGGAACTGCCACTCGCGCTGCCCGCCGCCATGGCGGGCCTGCGCATCGCCACCGTCTCCGCGGTCTCGCTGGTCACCATCGGCGCGATCGTCGGCTACGGCGGGCTCGGCAACCTCATCTACGCCGGGATGAACACCTACTTCAAAGCCCAGGTGCTCACCGCGTCCGTGCTCTGCGTCGTCATCGCCGTCCTCGCCGACCTGCTGCTCCTCCTCGTGCAACACCTGCTGACCCCCTGGACGCGGAGGCAGTCGTGA
- a CDS encoding ABC transporter permease → MNTLTKAWSWLTTSAHWYGDDGVWTRLGQHLYLTVACLLISCLIALPVALVLGHLGKGGALAVNISNVGRAVPTFAVLVLLLLTPVGRFGEGPTIVALVLFAVPPLLTNAYVGMREVDQDVVRAARGMGMTGSQLLFQVEVPLALPLILTGVRIAAVQLVATATIAALAGGGGLGRIITAGFNLASTAQVVAGAVLVAAFALIVEGLFEVAQRFAPDWVRDGNAG, encoded by the coding sequence GTGAACACCCTCACCAAGGCCTGGTCCTGGCTCACCACCTCCGCACACTGGTACGGCGACGACGGCGTCTGGACCCGCCTCGGCCAGCACCTGTACCTCACCGTCGCCTGTCTGCTGATCAGCTGTCTCATCGCGCTGCCGGTGGCGCTGGTCCTCGGCCATCTCGGAAAGGGCGGCGCCCTCGCCGTCAACATCTCCAACGTCGGCCGGGCCGTCCCCACCTTCGCCGTCCTGGTGCTGCTCCTGCTCACCCCGGTCGGACGGTTCGGGGAGGGGCCGACCATCGTCGCCCTCGTCCTGTTCGCCGTTCCGCCGCTGCTGACCAACGCCTACGTCGGTATGCGGGAGGTGGATCAGGACGTCGTGCGGGCCGCCCGGGGCATGGGCATGACGGGCAGCCAGCTGCTGTTCCAGGTCGAGGTGCCGCTCGCCCTGCCGCTCATCCTCACCGGCGTACGGATCGCGGCCGTGCAGCTCGTCGCCACCGCGACCATCGCCGCACTGGCGGGCGGCGGCGGCCTGGGCCGGATCATCACCGCCGGTTTCAACCTCGCCTCCACCGCCCAGGTGGTCGCCGGAGCGGTCCTGGTCGCCGCGTTCGCCCTGATCGTCGAAGGGCTCTTCGAGGTGGCGCAGCGGTTCGCCCCCGACTGGGTGCGTGACGGGAACGCCGGATGA